The DNA region TAGCGTGTGGAAAACTCGTGGGTGATAAGAATATTGTCGCTGATCGCTTGGCCCGGGATGAAGTGGATTGATTTTTCAGAAATATTCTTCTCCAGCAGTGGCTGTAGGCGATGTTGGAGAATCTTGGAATATATCTTGTAGTAGACATGCACAAGGAAATTGGTCTATACTCCGAGATACGCTGCGGGCTCTTCACTTTTGGTATGAGACAGACATGAGTCGCGTTAATTCCTCCTCTAGGGAGAATCCCTGTCCGAAAGCGTTCTATATCTCTTCCACCAGGTTCCTGTCCAATACTTCCCAATTCTATCCCAATGCGTATTGTAAAGCTAGCCGAAATCCCTCCGGACCCGTGCTTTCTCTCCTTTACCTTTACTGCCATTACCCGCTTCCTTATCTCAAGGCTGAGGGGATTGCTGTTAATGCTTCATTATCCTCCGGAGTGATAATCGGGCGTAAGGCGTGTCGGACCGTGTCCTCTCTATCCCCAGGCTCCTGGAATAAAGTTTTTCGAAGTAATCCACCACGGTCGCTGAAATTCCCTCTTACTTATACACCGCCTTACCCTCACTATCTTCTAGAACTGTAATGCGTTTGCCCGCGTCTATTCTTAGTTTCGCATGGAAGAAACCTGAGTTCATGTCCCCAAGTTAAAGCTAGAGCAAGCGACTCTCCGCTGTTTCCAAAAAGCTTCCTCCGCCAGATATGCACTGTTGAGTTTGGCTTAATATCATGGATCAGCGCCGTATAATTGCGAGTACTGATCAGAGCATCTTCTAGTTCCCCCTTCAGCTGTTCGATGAGAACTCTGCTGTTACTTGTGTGCGATTTATTTCCATTCTGATATTGCTTGCCTTGTGGATGCTAATCTTTCCATGACGAGTGCATCTGAGGCATGGCCCAAGAGTCCCATATAACTTGCTTCGCTTCGTCATTAGAATTGAGCCTCCTATCATAGCAGAATAAACCCTTAACGCTTCATTATGTCGGTCTAGGAAGGACATTAACGGTTTATGGTCCGAGCCTTCATACTCAAGATATTGGCAACGTGCCGTCGGGTAGTTTTCCGCCCAAGAACTATTCGCCACAGCCCGATCCAGTCTACACCGAACAAGATGGGTTCCTCTCTGTCCTCTCCATGACAGTGGATCACCCGAGTGGGGAAGATCATAGAGGTCACCTCCGAGAAGAAAGTACGAAGGTCTGAAAAAGATCCTTATGATCTGTCCGTACCTCCTGTCTTCTCTTCGCTATTAAGTATATCATTGAAGTCCCAGTCACAAACCATGGCGCATCTCTAGACTCTGCGGTCACAAGGAGAGCGTCCCACAGTTGGTTTCGTTTAGTTCTGTCTGTGCTGGCATATACGAAACtagcataaaaaaaattttcttcATGTTCAATCATTGTATCTATTACATCCGCGTTAGAAGACAACACCGAGAGTTTCCAAGATTGATTCCAAAAAAGAGCCAGCCCTCCGCTTTGTGGCATGTCGGAGTACGAGGTGATGATCCTCATAACTAAGCTGCTCACACTTTTGAAGTACCACTTCATGAGGATTTTTGGTCTCACATAGGAACAAAATGTCAGGCCGAAAACTTACTTCTTAAGAGTTCCTTGAGACGACGAACTGTCCGGGGATTCCCAACCCTGACAGTTCCAGCTCCCTATTGCTAAGGAGCGGGTGCAGACGGGATTCAAAAATCCATCTTCCTCCTTACTAGACTTGGGAATCATTCTACTGAGGGTACAAGATCTGATGAATGGAATTTCCCCCCTGAGGGCGATTGGCCTTGACGTTTCCCCCCTTCGTATTTCTGAGGCTTTTTTTTTGCTGCTGCTCGAACTTCCACTATTCAATTGCTTCCTGCAAGAAGGAGCAGTTCCAGATTTCTCTTTCTTCGCTAACGAGCTCCGGGCTGTTTTCGGGCTAGCTGCTACCTTTCTCCTTCCCGGTGGACGTCCCGGTTTCCCTCTAACAATCGCAGCTTCCTCCACTAGTGTAACATTAACCAGAATTTCCACTGGTTCTAATCTTGACGTTACTGGCCTTCTTGGCAGGCTTGTAGGAGACTTCTTTCTCCCAGACGGGAAGAAGCAGGGAGTCTTTCTCGGGAGTTCGAATTATGATCAGACATGCTCTGCTCTGGCCTAACAATTTCATCATGGGTGTTGGGGCATAGCCTTTGGGAAGCTGGAAGTCTCTCAGGGGTTCCATTAGGAGCTACCTCCTGTCTACAACTTTCATCACTAGGGCAGATCTAGCTAGCTGCAGAGCCGCAGCATCTCCCATCTGACCCCTTTCCTCAGCAGCCTGTCTCACTCGTTCTTTACGTGCTTCTCGTCAGTAGGGTCAGCAACACTTGGTATATTGGAGACATGACATCTCTCACTTCTACTCTAGCCTTATTTAGTGTCTCATGTGGAATTGTTGAGAAATCATCTTCGAGAAGGGGAGTCCCCCTTTTATCATTTCCCCGGATTGTTCTTAGAGATGCTAGCCCAGAATCCCTCACCTCTGGTATCCTTCCTTGCACTTCTCGATAGTCCGCTTCTTTGCGGGGGGGGGCCTGGGAGGTTTCTTTGATATGGGTGAGAGTGCTCGCGAGAGGGCGAGCTGATCTTATGATATCATGTCTCGATCTCTCACTAGAGTTGTATGTCCTACGCAATGTTCCTCTTTCTTGCCAAGTTTTGGACTGCGGTTTATACTCTCTGTGTTGCTGCCTATGTTGAGGTTCGTTGTTGTATCTTCTAGTTTGTTCAGGCGCATTTTTTAAAAACCGCTGAGAATTGGAAAGCCCCCTGGCTTCTGATCTCCCCTTTTCCTCTCCTCTGAATGTAGGGGGCCGATGCTAAAGATGCTCCTCTAATGGACCCAGATTCATGCACTGATTTGTAAGCGGGTCTGTCTTCATTGGCTTCTTGGGAGGCCTTTAGcgctttttgttttcttccgtTCTTGCCCCAGGCATTCCTTCAGCTCGTGATCTAGCCATAAGCAACTTAATACAGTGCTTATCCAATCGTTCGTAGACCAACCTTGTTATGACCTCATCACCATTAAGATATTCACAACTGCATCACCATTAGGATATTCAACAACTGAGGTGGTGATCAGTGGTAGTAATCCTTTGTGACATGAACACACGCATCCTAGCTGAGAGACTGGTGATTTCCTGGTTTTTCCTTCTTTCTCCTATAGCCCGATGTCTTTGCCAATACATTCTAATGTTTCCTCCATCCATAGATGAATGGGCAAGCCCTGCACTTTATCCAAAAAGGGATTAAAGACGGGAAAGTGGGGGAAACTGTCGGTTCCATCTTTGTATGATGATGAGCCATCTGGCATAATGATATGGTCTCTGTTCCAGCACTGCTAGCAAGTCTGATTCCAGTTCAACTGGAACTGAAACATGTCGTTTTTCAAATCCGCTCCCACTGGTTTAAATTCCGTCTTCCAATACTCTGTGAAGAAAGGGATTAGTGACCATACTTTTTGGACTGATTTATTTGTGACTCTCCCTATAAGGGTCAACGAGTGTTTGCGCAGTAGTTAGGTATTGTCTGGTTACGGGACTCTGACGTGGCTGTACGGGGGTTTGGTGCTCTCCCAGTTCCATGCCCTTTTCTTTCTCAGCCGCCGAAAGTCTTCGGTGTGCCATAACTGAGAAGAGCTTTTCTTCTACTAGACGGTCAAGTTGTTATAGCTTTTGGTTTTCCTTTTTTAACTTCCGCTGAGGGATTCCCCTAATAAACGTGGTAAAACGATGCCTTTGTGTGACTCGTGAAAACTCCCTACGCAGAGTACAAGGAACCAGTTATCTGATACCAGGATTCCCCAGTAATACAGATTTGACGACATGGTGGCTTGCTTCAGTGGAGTTATTTCTCTTGATGTCCGAACAACCCGAACGCGAGAGGTCCACACTAGCTTCGACATACGACGGCAGAGCAGCTCCGGTGTGAGGATGAGACAGAACGGCGGTCCTGGTCGGAGAAAGaacccggtgaattttccggcaAGCTCCGTTCGGACCAGCAGATACTCCTAACCAGGAAAGGAATTTGAAAAAGTTGAGCTAAGTCTAGCCGTTAATGACTGTTTTCCAGATTTACTTTCTACCACCTTGCGGTTAAGCGCTAACCTCGGTAAAAGTGCCTGGGAgaaaaaatttgaaaagataaaaagttttttttaaactaagttTTTAGTAATAGGTTTATATTTGTTATTTCTTATTATGATGGATCTGCTTCTGGCTATTCATCCCTTAGCATTGAGTTGAGAATGTCATAgaagatataataaaaaattgggTTGAGAATGtcataaaagatataataaaaaacaatcaTTATAAATGAATTTATTATTGTAACTATGTTTATTAGTTCCTTATAAGTTGATTCgatgttcttaatttttttattttatgtacttaTTGGTGTGTTAATAAATTGCAAAACACCTATAGAGACCCAAAAGTAACTATTTCCAATATGGAATTGTCACCCTATTATGATATACAGTGGAATTCACATTGATTGTGCAGCTTTGTTTAAGCTGTTGTGCTTCTAATCTTCAAAAACaggaaaaacaaaaactcaatttcaaaagaaaaaatcgtattctatattaaaactaataagaTGAGAAAATGGTCAAAAAATACCAAACTGACAacttcaattaaaaaaaacacacacacacaaactctTCAccaatctaaaaatataaacttgTGTTGATCGAATTAAGTAAGTacaatttaatcaatttttaacTTTCACTAAACCGATATTAGTTTTAAACGGAAAATTAAAACGGCATTATTTTgctaaataaagaaaataaaaattttaccgTAAAAATACTGAAATTACAGGTCAAAAAGAACATGGACATTTCAAAAGTTGTGGCTGAGACATGAACATGAACATTTCATTTCACTAGTAAGCCCACGGACCGGCTCATGAAACTGTTGGATTTAAGAGGACGGAGTGGATATTAATATATGGAGGGCGTCCTAACGGGCCGGCTCATTGCGATTCAAATAAAAACTATACCATGAGATGAGTTATAAACACGAACCATCCCGTTTGACATCAAAATATTGTAAACTAGTGGTTCGTCCGCGCGGTGTTATATACATTTGTTAGACGTTATTTTTGATATCaattttggtttcaaaaaagtTAGCTAAATTTTATGTGAAATCATTATTTCTAAGTGCACTTTGCATGTCTAAGATgtcattacaattttttttttttgagaaacagATGTCATTACATTAAGTTACCAAGTTTTTGGGGTTGTTTGACTTGCATTGTATAATACTTGGAATTCACTGGTTCATGTTTGATTATTGTTTTCATTGCGGAGCTgtgatatatgttttatttatgttttcttaattttcatGGACATGGATGTATGGTGATATGTTATTTTTGGGTTGTTGTATTTTGCTGGGTTAGTTAATTAGTTAGGCAACATAATCGAACATCTCTTACTTAACATAATAACATCAGTTGTCCCATATGTTTGCAATATAGTTGGGATGGCATgctaatttttcttttgtatccCTATAATATGTTAAGTaacatcattttattatttttcggTACAGAAAATGGGATATATGTATTGGAAAAATTCCTTTATGATTGCATTCATGGTTTCAGGATGAATTAAAAGCATACATTAGTTATGTTTTCTATGTAGTGGTTGATTGCTTCAAATTTAAATGCCTAATAACACTGTAGTTTTTATCCTAttggatttatttttatttttcacattttttcagAAAGGGTTTGTGCTTGCCAAGTGAACGTCGATTGGTCAGAGGAAGCTGTTGtctaattaattgataatagTGTTTCTTTTATTAGACGTGCTTCATTTCAAGTGTATTTCTGACTCAAGAttcgttatttttttaaaaaatattgttttatgtattttctcTTTGAAGACCACTTAGCCTCACAATTTCAGTCTGTAATTTGGTACATAGTTAACTAACACTATTCCTTAGGATACAAAGCTGAcgaaaattagtttatttgaaatTAGTAAAAGCAAAAGTGTTGAAATAGGTATGTGAGATGTTGCAGGGAAATGGTAGCAATGTTGTGTTCAGATTGAAGCCCAGAACTTCCGCATATGCTTCTAGTAGCACGTCCTGCAATAGTTCTCAAGGTCATTGTTGTGACAACTACTTCTGGCTTGTTATTCCTTAAATTTGCTCTGTACATTTGCTCCCTCACTATGATGATGTCTCGGAGCAACTTTTTGTTTTGACTCTGGCGGGTTTCAAATCGGGCAAAGGAAACCCTCTACGCCCACCGCTCCGGAACCGGCTTCCATCAACATACAAACTCGGCAAGCTCTTGTTCTTGAAAAGTTCAGTTGAAACATACACAATTGCTTTGTCTTTAGCCCAGTTATTTAGCGCCTGACTTCTCTAAGACTTGTGTTCTGCTGAAGACCTATCGGAGCTTCTTCACCTGCGTGGGGCCTGTAATGTCTTGATAAATCACGATTGTGATCATCTCAAATGCTGCAGGTACTATGCAGGAGCAGAAATGTCAATCTGATAAATCATTAGAGTGTTGATATCAGGCAAGAGCTCAACAACCTTTGAGAAGCTGTCTCCTTTCTGATCTCCACTCACATGTTAACCTCCATTTCTCTGTTCATACAAAAAAGGAGCAGATATTAATGGCGGGGCCGTAAGGGGACAGGAGGCGGAtacagataatattttttttaatatataactcaAACAGCTCTCAGTGTCTTACACAAGTCTACATATTTCTTCTATTTTCTCTCAACGTATAGTGTCGCAGAACCTGTACCAGATTTTTGCTTGCAAAGTGACTAAAAAGAGCCATTACACCAGCTTGATTAAAGCTTATAGCAAGAAAAGGTGAAAGGTGGAatctggagaaaaggaaaaaaaaaacatattatgtaACATATTATCTAcaacattttatatttcttattcttaCGTGGAATAGAGCATAATATCAGACTTAGGATGGATtagctgcaacaaaaaaaaatgaacatctTCTAAGGTAATGCATATGAATCGAAAGAAgctttaatttaaataaaatctctAATCCAGAATTCAAATTACATAAAAGGTTAGTTTTGATGACCATATACCTCAGTGATTTTGTAGTGTATAGTTGTGACCTATAGCTCTTGGTGTGTTGCAAATATGTGATTTacataaaatgaccaaaaacaCAACTCCTTGATCTCCTCCTGCCAAATATGGTCTTGTGTATCTGCCTTATGTGAAATTTTATATTCATGGGATTATGTGAGTGTATAAACATTTCAGTAGATAGTAAACATTAAACACATAAACATGAAAGGTTCTAGTTATTCTCACATGATCAAGCGTTGTTGAATTGGGTATGAATTCCTTGAGCTACATTTTTCCTGATTGTAGCAAGTGAGAAACCTACATCAAAAGCATAACTGGTGAACACTTAGACTTGATAAGCATATCAAATTCTTCATAAAACTTAGCAAAGTAACATACCAACTAGGGTCTGGTCTGTATGAAACTCTCAACTTAGAGTTTGAGcaatgttaatattatttattctcAATGTAACGAATCTCATTCCGTCTCTATAATATCATTTTCGTCTTTGTCCTATCAAAGTGTCACGCCAAAACAAAAGATATGATCCACTATATTAAAAGATGAAAGCTTACAAAAATCAAAACCCGTAAGAAACATACTGGTTTCAGACATTTCTGGAGTCCTCCATTTCTTGTGCTTATCTTAACATACAGTAGTTAGAACTCTTCTCACTAACATCTACGCAAAAATACAAAATCTTGAGAAactgaaaagaagaagaaatctatAATAATGAGAAATACCCATATAAGGTTTATAGTCGTTGTTTTGTCTTTCTTGGACTTTCCTAGAAGAAATTGTCAAAAGTCATGAGAAGCACGACCGGACTTCAGATCGGAGAGGACACTGTTACTGCAATCTCTGTTTGTAAGGACGAAGTATAATGAAACTTGCAGATGAAAAATAGGAGATAGATAGTAACTCTTGACTCTTAATTTGtgtaaaaatatagataaatgaAGATTTACCTGCTCATCCAAAAAAAGCATGTCGTCTCAGCGGTGTTGGAACAGCCGACTCTCAAGTTAGCAAGTAGCGGAAGCGGCCATTGGTGGAATCAAAGCTTGATGAAGTTTTTTACTTTGAGATTTCGTTGAACTGTGCGTAGAGATCCCTTCTCTTGATCAATTAGATAAGAACCAATTTATAGGGAAGAGCTTGAATCAGTTACGTTTGATAATAATGATGATGTTTAATTCGGGATGAGTAGTGGGTGAGACGTAAATGATGAGATTAAAGGGAATCCGATTCAAGGAGAAAAAGGAGGACGTTACGTAGCTGAAGCTGGTTTCTGAGATTTTAGAAAACGCAGAGCGAAGGAGGAGAAAGAGAACCAGATggcaaaaaatagatttcaaaaGAAGATGGGCCAAACCCTAAAAGAAGATGGGCTAACTTCAAATGTTGACAGAATAGCCCACGGAAACAAACCATAAAAGCTTCGcggaaaatattaaaaaaagtgACATCTGTCGGCAAAAGCCCTCCTTCCATGCTGACGTGGACGTACGAAGAGAGAGTCAAGCCAACTTTATTGTATAAATTGATTTCATCTGTGTTTTCATTGATTCATTAATTTAACCTTACTGAAAACATTTACATTTATATGAAACCGAACCGTATCTTTAGTATAGTTTTGATAGACTCACTGTCTTTATATCTGAGAGAAACTGAATCCTAATTAATAGATAACCGAAAAACTGATTAATAcctaaatttatttgaaattaaagTTATTGACTTATTTCAGTTCCATAGAACCTCGAAATGTTCCAGTTGACCTGTCACCGCTCTCAATACTCtcaaaaaatttatatgaaaaccgAACCGTATTTTTAGTATAGTTTTCATACTCATTGTCTTTATATCTAAGAGAAACTGAATCCTAATTAATAGATAACCGAAAAACTAACTAATAcctaaatttatttgaaaatcaaagttACTGACTTATTTTAGTTCCATAGAGCCTCGAAATGTTCCAGTTGACCTGTCCACGCTCTCAATACTCTCAAAACATTTATATGAAAACCGAACCGTATCTCTAGTATAGTTTTGATAGACTCACTGTCTTTATATCTAAGAGAAACTGAATCCTAATTAAACCGAGTTCCACTTGACCTGTCACCGCTCTCAATActcgcccccccccccccccccccccccccccccccccctaagTAAGCTAGACGCCGGAAGCTTACTCGCTAAAAGAGAAACCAGAGTCAATACTAAATAGTTTGAAACGATAAATCAGGAGACTTGATTTCATAAAgcttttacaaaagaaaaaaaagtagatttgtGGAGacatataattatttcaaacaATTTTATTAGCCTCACTAGTCCGGTCAATTTAGTAAGGCACTACGAAGGTTAGTAAATACAAATCgagatctttctttcttctagTAAACCGTGCGAAGACGCAGCTTTCTTCATATCTCCGtacatactaattaataattatagcCTCCAGTGTTAAATCCATTATAACTATAATCCCATGATCCACAGAACGGAGCATCAATTCCGCAGCCGTTAAACTTCTCAGAAACGTTAGCAGCTGTTCTCTGTTCCGAGAAACCACCAAAATGGTGTGGATCATGGTCGTCTAGACTCCACAAGCTGCCCCACAAGTTACCTTCATCCATCATGGAGTGGTCGCTTGAGGTTGCTGCAACAACTTGAGGCATATGAAATTGGTCACTGAAGACACCAGTCTGGTAAGAGAAAGTGTTTTGCTCGTTGTCGAGATTCATGTGGTCTTCAGACACAAAGTGAGACGATTGATTCTGCTGATGAGGTTGCTGttgtggttgtggtttcagATCTAGCTGTTTCCGGGATCTTTTGACTTTTTCTTGCTTCGAAAAagatttttctttcttcttgtaATGGGTTCTCCAATAGTTCTTGATTTCATTATCTGTTCGTCCTGGTAAATATCTTGCGATTGTTGACCacctatatataatttttcgaAAACTATTTGTAAATGCATGCCCATGAAGTGTTTGCATCCGTACAGAAGTGAGTGTATGTATAAATATACTAATACAACTACAAATGTACGATAATAAAGGGGATCAAACAACGCATTAATGAATCATGCATACTACAGTAAAATAAATCATAGTATTCTATATCACTCATGTTGTTAGATAACTAGTATGTACTACTAGCTATAAAAGTTTGCCTTTAGCATCTCGATTTAATTAGCATTTTCAAAGAAGAAAGGAGCTTACTTGTTACCCCAAAGGGAATGAAGTTCTAGGATGATTCCTTCTTCTTGAGGAGTGATTTGTCCTCTCTTAAGCCCTGGCCTTAAGTAGTTCACCCACCTTAGTCTACAGCTTTTGCCACTTCTATTCAACCCTAATTTACAATTCCATGACAAACAAAAGTATTAAAAAGAGCACTAAGAATGCGTTTGACAAAACATGAATATGTCCAATTTAATACAACTTGATGATCTTTATCTATATTATAGATATAGTATATGAATGTTTCATATTTTAACAGCATCTCGACCAACATGTTCGAATAAAAAAAGTGCTATATCTAAAATGTCCCAAACTAATCGAAGTCAACTCCATAAAACAAGGAATCATAAGATCATCTTTTGATTTCGAGAAAAATAAACCCTAAAGCTTATTCCACCACCATGACATTGTCTTATTGCTAACCATGAAAAGTATGAGACTGCTTATACATTAAAACGACAAAAGAAACATCAAGCATATATTATCAAGAGCTTCATTAAGTCAACTATACCCCATTAATATGATCTCCCACTTGTCTTTTATTTATGGTCATAAGAGCTTTTGATATAGCAACAATGAAGATTATATGAGTAACATGTACATAAaaagcaaatatatatgtaaccaTGGTAAATCAAAATAGTTTACCTGCACACTTAGCACCGAGCTCCATCTTCCTTCCCCATTCGAAGTAACATACTCAACAAGAAGTTTGTCTTCTTCAGGTGTCCATGGTCCCTTTCTACATCCTTGTTGTTGCTGTGTGTTGTTGATAAAGATCATGGTTTCGGTGATGGACTTGATCAACTCCCCAGTCAAGCATATCTCTTGAATTCTCAGACTCTTTCACACACAACAATACTACAACTTATGTGTATATTTGTGCACGTAAGAGGGCGCTTAATCTGCTATACTATGTTGATGGTTGTGGTTGAacatgtgtgtatatatatatatgcgctTAAGAACAGTCACTTCTTACATTTTATGGGAgtttattctatatattttattttcatttactttAGTTTAAGACCCTATAGTTAATCATGTAGCATATGTGAATGTATGGTCTATCATTAGccttcttaattatataaattttaacttGAGTTCCTCAATCACGAAAACAATCTTTGTAAACCTCTATTCTTCGAACAAGTGTTGACACATAATGAGAACCAGCTCACTATTTTTCTTACCCAATTAAGATTTTACAAGTACCCTATTACCAAATCCATACATAGATccgtactatatatatatttattcgtCATCACTAAaaagtattctttttttttgaaaaagttaaGTTAACGGAATGCTCTCGCTAAAAAAAAGTATTCTTGAACAACAATGTTTTGTCTTTGGACACTTAAAAGACATCATCATAGAAGCATAACTTTCTTCAGGATTCAGTTCTTGGggaaatatatattagaaaatacTAGTGGGTTGTCTTTATTTCTGGAAAATAACTTCTGAGCCAGTAAAACCTCAACACCTGCTagataaaataatgaaaagacATGCTTTAAGAGTAATTCTTGattagtttattaataaattagaaaatatgcTCGAAATAATGGGCATAATGAAGTGTATACTAATTCGGGCAATAGGAAAATCAGAAAATTCCCTTCAGACAATAAAGTATCGATGACTCACCTTGTATCCATGTGGCCTTTCGGCCATACATATCAACATTTATGGTAATGCTAGGGTTTTCTTGAATTGGTTAAACCAATATAAcacttaatttttatatatatttttgaagattGCAACTTCCCTTGAATCCTTGATCGCAAAACTTAAAGATGGTTTcataaaaagttaaattatCAGAATTCtagattttaattattgtatgaTCTTAGTTGTGGTTTTAGATTTCATTTGATAAATTATGATTagaataattttcattttttcatgcAGCTTTCGTTTTTCAAAGTAGAATTTAGGCCGATGGTGTTCGATAAGCATCAAAGACAAATCTTTGATGACGTAAGAAACTAGGATCATTtggtcgaaaaaaaaaaaagaaactaggaTCATTTTTGctataaacaatatttataaagcTATTCTGACAAGGACTGTACACGTATGGACACAAAAAAAGGCAACAAGTATGGACAATAATAATTAATCACTCCAATTTACGTGCATATATATGTTTCGAATGGAAAAAATGGATAAACCGGTGTAATCTAGAAGATCTAGCGTATCAAGTGTCAAAAAGCAAAGATGTCTAGGACATGATCCAACTCGAAAAAGTTTTTGAACTATATCTCTTGAAAACAAATACTTCTATATAtagttaaaagaaaataattaaaattcgtTTTAAGATTAAAAAGCTTCTAGAAAATTATCATGTATTGGTACATAGTTATGGACcccatcatatatatatatatatatatatatatatatataattttttttacttagaTTGCTTATTACTACTAATAACACTATCAATTTTCaaagagaaaataatttattcggCTACCAATAGCAACTtgttcttttatatttattttttttcttttaatggtATATGATAAAGATTTGGTTGAGAAAATAATCTTTTAGGCGCTTCAACTTCAAtcggtatgttttttttttgtgaaaaaactACCGTgatgtattttctttttttatcaaaccttttttttttgtatgttagCTATATATCAAACCTTTTTAACTTAGTGATGTCGTGCTGAACTAATTCTGCATCACCGAACCTTTATTAAAGCCCGGACCTGGACTAGCCTAGCTAGTTTTTGatcttggaatttagggtatgATTGCTTTTTCTGCTACCATCCGTAAATGCAGTTTTTGCGGTTAGTAGTGGTTGTTAGAGTTTTTACAACAATTACAAAACAACGCTACAAACCGCTTTACTTACTCCGTTCCTAACctctgaaaattaaaaattggtTTCAGCTaccgtttgcggttgcggatgATTGCGGGagaataatttttcatttttttggtaaaagttatataatataaataaataattttaaataagttttaaaaattgagatgatataaatactaatatatatataagtttaatactatgattttataatatagttttatatttattataataatatgatttataaatagaatttttatatttataatttattattgggttttaaaataatcatgagtctgtaaatttcttgctgtcaaaaaataaaataataataataataatcattttgtaattattttttttgtccattaaatatttttttattaattaatt from Brassica napus cultivar Da-Ae unplaced genomic scaffold, Da-Ae ScsIHWf_2371;HRSCAF=3064, whole genome shotgun sequence includes:
- the LOC125600725 gene encoding MYB-like transcription factor EOBII codes for the protein MIFINNTQQQQGCRKGPWTPEEDKLLVEYVTSNGEGRWSSVLSVQCKLGLNRSGKSCRLRWVNYLRPGLKRGQITPQEEGIILELHSLWGNKWSTIARYLPGRTDNEIKNYWRTHYKKKEKSFSKQEKVKRSRKQLDLKPQPQQQPHQQNQSSHFVSEDHMNLDNEQNTFSYQTGVFSDQFHMPQVVAATSSDHSMMDEGNLWGSLWSLDDHDPHHFGGFSEQRTAANVSEKFNGCGIDAPFCGSWDYSYNGFNTGGYNY